One window of Ostrinia nubilalis chromosome W unlocalized genomic scaffold, ilOstNubi1.1 SUPER_W_unloc_1, whole genome shotgun sequence genomic DNA carries:
- the LOC135087320 gene encoding uncharacterized protein LOC135087320, giving the protein MNPNEAWMPMKDPKYCFLPTCKNCSRDHQKAFFAVPSSAKQEWCNAVGITCPKRVLYICEDHLNLEEDVENYRYWKTMKVRPKLKSRLPESLRITLSTDHQKICEPRPSTSSASSTQSNIGAFYNNPLITKASKAVQVKPKTSDRTTYCAIYKKKEQKPEVFEEDYEMEEVLPSTQGSTTSAEISETSSVVVTKTTRQGRNFMLNLIEKKPQNYIGLPKNYYWLIEYLELNLKIKSFHIIITLYKIKNSTPFYQISGMFEVSLTTLWRIFLKTLCTLSKFFKQLIFSPRVYEVKRNLPASFKTNKEYSNVFCIIDCFEIEIEKPSNPIDQSLTWSQYKNANTLKYLISVTPDGFVNFVSVGFGGRISDANIVENSGFLDVLPPKLNGFINSGPCHSALTHRMPQF; this is encoded by the exons atgaatCCTAATGAAGCGTGGATGCCAATGAAGGATCCGAAATATTGTTTCTTACCAACCTGCAAAAACTGTTCAAGAGATCATCAGAAAGCATTTTTTGCGGTGCCTAGCTCCGCAAAACAAGAGTGGTGCAATGCTGTGGGTATTACATGCCCTAAACGCGTTTTATATATATGCGAAGATCACCTCAAT ttggaGGAAGATGTGGAGAACTATAGGTATTGGAAGACAATGAAAGTGCGACCAAAGTTAAAGTCTCGGCTACCAGAATCTCTTAGAATAACGCTTTCAACGGATCATCAAAAAATTTGTGAACCTAGACCAAGCACATCTTCTGCATCATCTACACAATCGAATATAGGGGCATTTTATAATAATCCCTTAATAACTAAAGCCAGCAAAGCAGTACAAGTGAAGCCAAAAACATCAGATCGAACTACTTATTGTGCCATTTACAAAAAGAAAGAACAGAAACCAGAAGTGTTTGAAGAAGATTATGAGATGGAAGAAGTTTTACCTTCAACTCAAGGAAGCACCACCTCTgctgaaatctcagaaacttcaTCTGTGGTTGTCACTAAAACTACAAGACAGGGTAGAAACTTTATGCTTAACCTGATTGAGAAAAAACCACAAAACTACATAGGTTTGCCAAAGAATTATTATTGGTTGATTGAATATTTAgaattaaatctaaaaataaaatcctttcatataataatcacattatataaaattaaaaatagcacACCCTTTTATCAAATTTCAGGCATGTTTGAAGTGTCACTAACCACATTATGGAGAATTTTTTTGAAGACATTGTGTACTTTATCTAAGTTCTTTAAACAATTAATATTTTCTCCACGTGTTTATGAAGTCAAAAGAAACTTGCCAGCCTCCttcaaaacaaataaagaatattcaaatgttttttGCATTATCGATTGCTTTGAAATAGAAATTGAAAAACCATCAAATCCCATTGACCAGTCTCTAACATGGTCACAGTACAAAAATGCTAacactttaaaatatttgatatcCGTAACACCTGATGGTTTTGTTAACTTTGTATCTGTTGGCTTCGGTGGACGTATATCTGATGCCAATATAGTAGAAAACAGTGGTTTTCTGGATGTGCTCCCACCCAAGT TGAATGGCTTCATAAATTCTGGACCCTGTCACTCTGCCTTGACGCATAGAATGCCACAGTTTTGA